The Schistocerca gregaria isolate iqSchGreg1 chromosome 1, iqSchGreg1.2, whole genome shotgun sequence genome includes a window with the following:
- the LOC126275923 gene encoding uncharacterized protein LOC126275923 yields MFPHISAPPRTTDSSESLIDNIFSNVVTHKVAVTNVNLGLSDHNALTFNLTATPKDEENKKEYKQFFSTENCNQFKNNLKNVVWSEVLGQTNTNDAYNIFASTFMTYFEMCFPNKLLSNRSSGSKGTWITPGIKNLSETMKLLILKLKTCQDQQFVEYMRTYKKTYHKAIAKAKLLSNDRLIRQGSSKYRMMWKMEKKKLGVKLKNRKSILKIMKISP; encoded by the coding sequence ATGTTCCCCCACATATCAGCTCCCCCTAGAACAACAGATTCCAGTGAAAGCCTAATAGATAACATCTTCTCAAATGTGGTCACACATAAAGttgcagttacaaatgtgaatttaGGATTATCAGATCATAATGCACTAACCTTTAATCTCACTGCAACTCCCAAGGACGAGGAAAATAAAAAGGAGTACAAACAATTTTTCTCTACTGAAAATTGTAATCagttcaaaaataatttaaaaaatgtagtttgGTCAGAGGTCTTgggacaaacaaacacaaatgatgcttacaatatatttgcttccacttttatgacatactttgaaatgtgtttcccAAATAAGCTTTTGAGTAATAGATCATCTGGATCCAAAGGGACCTGGATTACACCCGGAATTAAAAATTTAAGTGAAACCATGAAATTATTAATCTTAAAGTTAAAAACATGTCAGGATCAGCAGTTTGTTGAATATATGAGGACATACAAAAAGACTTACCACAAAGCAatagcaaaagcaaaattattaagtaaTGATAGATTAATAAGGCAGGGTAGTAGCAAGTACAGAATGATgtggaaaatggaaaaaaagaaattgggagtcaaactaaagaacaggaaatcaatcttaaaaataatgaaaatatcccCATAG